One genomic region from Acidobacteriota bacterium encodes:
- the pssA gene encoding CDP-diacylglycerol--serine O-phosphatidyltransferase: MPRIKRRKAVNSKRRGFYLLPSLFTVANMFCGFLSIVESSRGHFERASILILIAIFADILDGRIARLTGTVSQFGEEFDSLADVTSFGVAPALLAYQWGLWEVPRVGMAVAFLFLVAGSIRLARFSSQHPESLDFIGLPIPAGAGSISMLVLTSPTPVTQPWFIPVVVAFVLSLSLLMVSNLPYTSGKQLDLRRKWPAPALFLIALVFSLITLTPHFLSVFAAFYVLSAPVKVLTGKIRRRPSTVESPRPSTGGETDAIDSSDR; this comes from the coding sequence ATGCCGCGAATCAAGCGCCGAAAGGCCGTGAACAGCAAGAGGCGAGGATTTTACCTGCTTCCCTCCCTCTTTACCGTGGCAAACATGTTCTGCGGCTTTCTCTCGATCGTGGAGTCTTCCAGGGGGCACTTCGAGCGAGCCTCGATCCTGATCCTGATCGCGATCTTCGCCGACATCCTCGACGGTCGAATCGCGCGCCTGACAGGTACGGTGAGCCAATTTGGAGAGGAATTCGACTCGCTGGCAGATGTCACCTCATTTGGCGTAGCGCCGGCTCTCCTCGCGTACCAATGGGGTCTCTGGGAGGTTCCCAGAGTTGGTATGGCGGTCGCCTTCCTCTTTCTCGTGGCCGGGTCGATTCGTCTCGCACGCTTCTCCAGCCAACACCCCGAGTCGCTCGACTTCATCGGCCTGCCCATCCCCGCTGGCGCTGGTTCGATCTCCATGCTTGTCCTGACGTCACCGACTCCAGTTACCCAGCCATGGTTCATTCCCGTGGTCGTAGCCTTCGTTCTCAGCTTGTCTCTGCTGATGGTGTCGAACCTTCCGTACACGTCCGGCAAGCAGCTCGATCTGAGACGGAAGTGGCCCGCCCCGGCCCTGTTCCTCATCGCACTGGTTTTTTCTCTGATCACCTTGACGCCTCACTTCCTGTCAGTCTTTGCCGCCTTTTACGTACTTTCCGCGCCGGTCAAGGTGCTCACGGGAAAAATTCGGCGTCGACCCTCCACCGTCGAATCTCCGAGGCCCTCTACGGGAGGCGAAACCGATGCCATCGACAGCTCTGATCGTTGA
- a CDS encoding NADH-quinone oxidoreductase subunit I, whose product MRPVTTINVDRPQKGFGEWIYLGPILKGLGVTLRHFLRNLFGHRDVATIQYPEEKRDYSERMRGRHILTVREDGSLRCVACYMCETACPADCISIVAEEDPEATVEWEKRAVTFEIDLLRCVFCGFCVDACPKQALIMSRQHEMTFTTRTDAVVGIDELRQKGAIEDQDLGYRPYY is encoded by the coding sequence ATGAGGCCGGTGACGACGATCAACGTCGATCGACCGCAGAAGGGCTTCGGCGAGTGGATCTACCTGGGGCCGATCCTCAAAGGTCTGGGCGTGACGCTGCGCCATTTCCTGAGGAACCTTTTCGGTCATCGAGACGTGGCAACGATTCAATATCCAGAGGAAAAGCGGGATTACTCGGAGAGAATGCGTGGCCGCCATATCCTGACGGTCAGGGAAGACGGCTCGCTTCGCTGCGTCGCCTGCTACATGTGCGAAACGGCGTGCCCAGCCGATTGCATCTCGATCGTAGCCGAGGAGGACCCCGAGGCAACGGTCGAGTGGGAGAAGCGCGCGGTCACTTTCGAAATTGACCTCCTACGTTGTGTGTTCTGCGGTTTCTGCGTCGACGCCTGCCCGAAACAGGCCCTGATCATGAGCCGCCAACATGAGATGACCTTCACGACCCGCACCGATGCTGTTGTGGGCATCGATGAACTCCGGCAAAAGGGCGCGATCGAGGATCAAGACCTGGGTTATCGACCGTACTACTGA
- a CDS encoding NADH-quinone oxidoreductase subunit D has product MTASSPDTSQPIDFAALLPDGRGLEVAVAADGLTEITADRSRLIEVLRALHDHPELDCDLLLDICGVDYPDREHRFEVVYHLTSVAKNHRFRVRVPVGEDDSRVPTAFGIWKAADWFEREAWDLMGIRFDGHPNLRRILTHEAFQGHALRKDYDPEKRWVLTEAETFVPEWAGEDHGGDGEFESQVINIGPSHPATHGTLRIVARLDGELITRAECEIGYLHRCFEKMSETHGWPEVIPYTDRLNYCSSMINGVGYALGVEKMLGIEAPPRAQVVRVILSEFSRLMDHAVCLGATLVDVGALTNFWYFFQPREEIYSLLESCAGGRLTVSYARIGGLAHEVPTDFEEQVRYLLGRIPKFIDDVDRLVTTNRIFRGRTEGIGALSAEEAIGWGWTGPCLRACGVPYDLRRVNPYLGYEDYEFDIPIATTGDSYGRYLVRLEEMRQSLRIIEQAIDNLPDGPVITDNHRVALPPKSRVYSEMESLIWHFKLIYEGIKVPEGACYSATEGANGELGYYLVSDGTGKPYRIKVRPPCFAIFQAYPHMLEGHLVPDAIAILSSLNIIAGELDR; this is encoded by the coding sequence ATGACCGCCTCAAGTCCTGACACCTCACAACCGATCGATTTTGCTGCGCTCCTTCCAGACGGACGAGGTCTCGAGGTCGCGGTGGCGGCGGACGGTCTTACGGAGATCACCGCAGATCGGAGTCGGCTGATAGAGGTGCTTCGCGCCCTTCACGATCATCCGGAGCTCGACTGCGATCTTCTGCTCGATATCTGCGGTGTCGATTACCCCGACCGGGAACACCGTTTCGAGGTGGTCTACCACCTGACGAGCGTGGCGAAAAACCACCGATTTCGCGTTCGCGTGCCGGTCGGTGAGGACGATTCGCGTGTTCCGACAGCCTTCGGAATCTGGAAGGCGGCCGATTGGTTCGAGCGCGAAGCCTGGGACCTGATGGGGATCCGCTTCGACGGGCATCCCAACCTTCGACGTATCCTCACCCACGAGGCCTTCCAGGGCCACGCGCTGCGCAAGGACTACGACCCCGAGAAACGCTGGGTTCTGACCGAAGCGGAGACCTTTGTCCCGGAGTGGGCCGGCGAAGATCACGGCGGCGATGGTGAGTTCGAATCCCAGGTCATCAATATCGGGCCCTCCCACCCGGCAACCCACGGCACCCTCCGAATCGTTGCTCGCCTGGACGGAGAACTCATCACACGAGCCGAATGCGAAATCGGTTACCTTCACCGTTGCTTCGAGAAGATGTCCGAAACCCACGGCTGGCCCGAGGTGATCCCCTACACGGACCGCCTCAACTATTGTTCGAGCATGATCAACGGGGTCGGCTATGCACTCGGTGTCGAGAAGATGCTCGGCATCGAGGCTCCCCCTCGCGCCCAGGTCGTGCGGGTGATCCTGTCCGAGTTCTCCCGGCTCATGGACCACGCCGTGTGTCTTGGCGCCACCCTGGTCGACGTCGGTGCCCTCACCAACTTCTGGTATTTCTTCCAGCCGCGAGAGGAGATCTACTCGCTGCTCGAATCGTGCGCCGGCGGACGGCTCACCGTTTCCTATGCGCGCATCGGCGGCCTGGCACACGAGGTGCCGACAGACTTCGAGGAGCAGGTCAGATATCTGCTGGGCCGCATCCCGAAGTTCATCGACGATGTCGACAGGCTGGTCACCACCAATCGGATCTTCCGCGGCCGCACCGAAGGCATCGGTGCGCTGTCGGCCGAGGAGGCAATCGGGTGGGGTTGGACCGGCCCGTGCCTCCGTGCATGCGGCGTACCCTACGACCTGCGCCGCGTCAATCCATACCTCGGATACGAGGATTACGAATTCGACATTCCGATCGCCACCACCGGTGACAGCTACGGACGATATCTGGTGCGACTCGAGGAGATGCGGCAAAGCCTGCGAATCATCGAACAGGCGATCGACAACCTGCCGGATGGGCCGGTCATTACCGACAACCATCGGGTCGCTCTGCCACCGAAATCCCGGGTCTATTCCGAGATGGAGTCCCTCATCTGGCATTTCAAACTGATCTACGAGGGAATCAAGGTTCCTGAAGGAGCCTGCTACTCGGCGACCGAGGGAGCCAACGGTGAACTCGGTTACTATCTGGTTTCCGACGGAACGGGCAAGCCCTACCGCATCAAGGTACGTCCGCCGTGCTTCGCGATCTTCCAGGCCTATCCCCACATGCTCGAGGGGCACCTGGTTCCGGACGCGATCGCCATCCTCTCGAGCCTCAACATCATTGCCGGGGAGCTCGATCGATGA
- a CDS encoding DUF465 domain-containing protein, with product MGPNQEQVEQNSPTMEELQLQHQNHERRLEELQRKTWLTPEEELEQKQLKKLKLHLKDEMERLRRTAS from the coding sequence ATGGGCCCAAATCAGGAGCAGGTCGAGCAAAATTCTCCCACGATGGAAGAGCTCCAACTCCAGCACCAGAACCACGAGCGCCGGCTCGAGGAGTTGCAGAGAAAGACCTGGTTGACGCCTGAAGAGGAGTTGGAACAGAAACAACTGAAAAAGCTCAAGCTGCACCTCAAGGACGAGATGGAGCGCCTCCGCAGGACGGCTTCCTGA
- the nuoB gene encoding NADH-quinone oxidoreductase subunit NuoB, translating into MRQPDGSSALLTTRLDAMLAWARKNSLWPLPFGTACCAIEFMSTVSSHYDLARFGAEVVRFSPRQSDMMIVAGTITDKMAPVVKRIYDQMAEPKYVISMGACACTGGFYRAYHVVQGVDEFIPVDVYVPGCPPTPEALMEGILKLQELIQSGETQYDRLKS; encoded by the coding sequence ATGCGCCAACCTGACGGCAGCTCCGCGCTGCTCACGACACGGCTCGACGCGATGCTCGCTTGGGCGCGCAAGAACAGCCTGTGGCCCCTGCCGTTTGGCACCGCCTGCTGCGCGATCGAGTTCATGTCGACGGTATCCTCGCATTACGATCTCGCGCGTTTTGGAGCTGAGGTCGTCCGTTTTTCACCCCGCCAGTCCGACATGATGATCGTCGCAGGAACCATCACCGACAAAATGGCGCCGGTCGTGAAACGTATCTACGACCAGATGGCAGAACCGAAGTACGTCATCTCGATGGGAGCCTGCGCGTGCACTGGCGGGTTTTATCGGGCGTATCACGTGGTCCAGGGTGTCGACGAGTTCATCCCGGTCGACGTCTACGTACCCGGATGCCCGCCGACGCCGGAGGCGTTGATGGAGGGAATCCTGAAACTCCAGGAGCTGATTCAAAGCGGAGAAACCCAATATGACCGCCTCAAGTCCTGA
- a CDS encoding phosphatidylserine decarboxylase: MIAPEGWPFVVIPLFAGAVIWIAGLPIVGIPLAAAGVFALFFFRNPSRSCPFGPATACAPADGKVIKVCPAPPEMERLGLPKQVSIFMSVFNVHVNRASIDGELIEYSYNRGRKFSAFKDKASLENEQNLSVWDGPAGRIALKQIAGLIARRIVFDHTPGDSVRRGDRIGLIRYGSRVDVFLPDDAAVLVNQGDHVRAGESPIASFAGDRES, encoded by the coding sequence ATGATTGCCCCGGAGGGCTGGCCCTTCGTCGTGATTCCGCTGTTTGCCGGCGCCGTCATCTGGATCGCGGGGCTCCCGATTGTTGGCATTCCGCTGGCCGCCGCTGGAGTGTTCGCTCTTTTTTTCTTCCGCAACCCGAGTCGTAGCTGTCCCTTCGGACCCGCCACCGCGTGCGCACCAGCCGATGGAAAGGTCATCAAGGTGTGTCCTGCCCCGCCTGAAATGGAGCGGCTCGGGCTTCCGAAGCAGGTCAGTATCTTCATGTCAGTATTCAACGTCCACGTTAATCGTGCGTCGATCGACGGGGAGCTGATCGAGTACAGCTACAACCGAGGGCGGAAGTTCTCGGCCTTCAAGGACAAGGCGTCGCTCGAGAACGAGCAAAATCTTTCGGTCTGGGATGGCCCGGCCGGTCGGATCGCCCTCAAGCAGATTGCGGGCCTGATCGCTCGGCGTATCGTCTTCGACCACACCCCGGGCGACTCGGTGCGCCGGGGTGACCGAATCGGTTTGATCCGCTATGGTTCCCGGGTGGACGTTTTTCTACCAGATGATGCCGCTGTCCTAGTCAATCAGGGCGATCACGTTCGTGCAGGCGAATCGCCGATCGCATCATTCGCCGGAGACCGCGAGTCGTGA